One segment of Trachemys scripta elegans isolate TJP31775 chromosome 1, CAS_Tse_1.0, whole genome shotgun sequence DNA contains the following:
- the EIF1AX gene encoding eukaryotic translation initiation factor 1A, X-chromosomal, producing MPKNKGKGGKNRRRGKNENESEKRELVFKEDGQEYAQVIKMLGNGRLEALCFDGVKRLCHIRGKLRKKVWINTSDIILVGLRDYQDNKADVILKYNADEARSLKAYGELPEHAKINETDTFGPGDDDEIQFDDIGDDDEDIDDI from the exons ATGCCCAAGAATAAAG gTAAGGGAGGTAAAAACAGACGACGAGGTAAGAATGAGAATGAATCGGAGAAGAGAGAATTAGTGTTCAAGGAGGATGGACAAG AGTATGCTCAGGTGATCAAGATGTTGGGCAATGGAAGATTGGAGGCATTATGTTTTGATGGTGTGAAGAGGTTATGTCATATCAGAGGGAAGCTAAGAAAAAAG GTTTGGATAAATACATCGGATATTATATTGGTTGGCTTAAGAGACTACCAG GATAACAAGGCGGATGTCATTCTAAAATACAATGCAGATGAAGCCAGAAGTCTGAAGGCATATGGGGAACTTCCAGAACACG CTAAAATCAATGAAACAGACACATTTGGTCctggtgatgatgatgaaatCCAGTTTGATGATATTGGAGATGATGATGAGGACATTGATGAT ATCTAA